From a region of the Pseudoxanthomonas sp. X-1 genome:
- the kdpC gene encoding potassium-transporting ATPase subunit KdpC, which yields MSSKLPQDRAAWRPALVLSLIALLVTGLLYSLAGTGLARVAFPDPSTGSLLRRGDTVIGSSLLAQPFTGDQWFQPRPSAAKYDPMSAAGSNQARSNPDAIKRVDEAIAQVAAREGVPPSQVPSDLVTQSGGGLDPDISPAAARIQIARVARVRGLPVETVAALVQAHTTGKQFGVFGQPRVNVVALNLALEDASRR from the coding sequence ATGTCTTCCAAGCTCCCGCAGGATCGCGCCGCGTGGCGCCCCGCCCTGGTGCTGTCCCTGATCGCCCTGCTGGTGACCGGGCTGCTGTATTCGCTGGCCGGCACGGGCCTGGCGCGCGTGGCCTTTCCCGACCCGTCCACCGGCAGCCTGCTGCGGCGTGGCGACACCGTGATCGGCTCGTCGCTGCTGGCGCAGCCGTTCACCGGCGATCAGTGGTTCCAGCCGCGCCCCTCGGCCGCCAAGTACGACCCGATGTCGGCCGCCGGCAGCAACCAGGCCCGCAGTAATCCCGACGCGATCAAACGCGTGGACGAGGCTATCGCGCAGGTCGCCGCACGCGAGGGCGTGCCGCCGTCGCAGGTGCCTTCGGACCTGGTGACACAGTCCGGCGGCGGCCTGGATCCGGACATTTCGCCGGCCGCGGCGCGGATCCAGATCGCCCGCGTGGCGCGTGTTCGGGGCTTGCCGGTGGAGACGGTCGCGGCGTTGGTGCAGGCGCACACGACCGGGAAGCAATTCGGCGTGTTCGGGCAGCCGCGGGTGAATGTGGTGGCGTTGAACCTGGCGCTGGAGGACGCCTCCAGGCGGTGA
- a CDS encoding potassium-transporting ATPase subunit F, protein MPGWLALTCGALVILAAAYLLYVVLRPEDF, encoded by the coding sequence ATGCCTGGCTGGCTTGCCCTGACCTGCGGCGCCCTGGTGATCCTCGCCGCCGCCTACCTGCTCTACGTCGTGCTGCGACCCGAAGACTTCTGA
- the kdpA gene encoding potassium-transporting ATPase subunit KdpA, whose amino-acid sequence MLEIFLILAAALLLAWPLGLYLAKVMRGAPMRGDALFGLVEKPLYALLGVDPARGMSWRGYAGAFVLSNVVVGVLVWAMFMTQAWLPLNPDGVPNVRWDLALHTMVSFLTNTNQQHYSGQAQLSYLSQMVAITGLQVITPMMGLGLAVATLRAFFGKGRAADAQEGDARAVDVGNYYSDVIRACVRFMLPLCLLWTLLLGSQGVPSTLQAGPTATPIAHSADFSAQKLPLGPVAAMVAAKQLGTNGGGWYGPNSAMPLENPTPFSNALECIAIVLIPIAVVVMVGAFTGRRKLAGLIFGSMVAMSAASTAALVWAEAHSASAASPLLMEGKEVRFGADASALWAALTTQTSNGSVNAMHDSLSPLSGGVAMVDMLINAIWGGIGCGLQQFVVYLLLGVFLAGLMTGRTPELFGRKIETAQVKLLALLILLQPIVLLLFTAIALAVHALTANSNPGFHGISQVFYEYASAFANNGSGFEGLGDSTPWWNLSCTLVLLLGRYPALIVPLVVAAQLAAKRAAPESPGSLQIETPTFALTLIAVIAVLTVLQFMPVLVLGPVADHLALMAH is encoded by the coding sequence ATGCTCGAGATCTTCCTGATCCTGGCCGCCGCGCTGCTGCTCGCCTGGCCGCTGGGTCTGTACCTGGCCAAGGTGATGCGTGGCGCGCCGATGCGCGGCGATGCGCTGTTCGGCCTCGTCGAAAAGCCGCTCTACGCGCTACTGGGCGTGGATCCCGCGCGCGGCATGTCCTGGCGCGGCTATGCCGGCGCCTTCGTGCTGAGCAACGTGGTGGTGGGCGTGCTGGTGTGGGCGATGTTCATGACCCAGGCCTGGCTGCCGCTCAATCCCGACGGCGTGCCCAACGTTCGCTGGGACCTGGCGCTGCACACCATGGTCTCGTTCCTGACCAACACCAACCAGCAGCACTACTCCGGCCAGGCCCAGCTGTCCTACCTGTCGCAGATGGTGGCCATCACCGGGCTGCAGGTGATCACCCCGATGATGGGCCTGGGGCTGGCGGTGGCCACGCTGCGGGCGTTCTTCGGCAAGGGCCGTGCCGCCGATGCGCAGGAAGGCGATGCCCGCGCGGTCGATGTGGGCAACTACTACAGCGATGTGATCCGCGCCTGCGTGCGCTTCATGCTGCCGCTGTGCCTGCTGTGGACGCTGCTGCTCGGCAGCCAGGGCGTGCCCTCCACGCTGCAGGCCGGCCCGACCGCCACGCCGATCGCGCACAGCGCGGACTTCAGCGCGCAGAAGCTGCCGCTGGGTCCGGTCGCGGCGATGGTTGCGGCCAAGCAGCTGGGCACCAACGGTGGCGGCTGGTATGGCCCCAACAGCGCGATGCCGCTGGAGAACCCGACGCCGTTCTCCAACGCGCTGGAGTGCATCGCCATCGTGCTGATCCCGATCGCGGTGGTGGTGATGGTGGGCGCGTTCACCGGCCGGCGGAAGCTGGCCGGGCTGATCTTCGGCAGCATGGTAGCGATGTCGGCCGCCTCCACCGCCGCGCTGGTCTGGGCCGAGGCCCATTCGGCCAGCGCCGCCAGCCCGCTGCTGATGGAGGGCAAGGAGGTGCGCTTCGGCGCCGACGCCTCGGCGCTGTGGGCGGCGCTGACCACCCAGACCTCCAACGGCTCGGTCAACGCCATGCACGATTCGCTCAGCCCGCTCAGCGGCGGGGTGGCCATGGTCGACATGCTGATCAACGCCATCTGGGGCGGCATCGGCTGCGGGCTGCAGCAGTTCGTCGTGTACCTGCTGCTGGGCGTGTTCCTGGCCGGGCTGATGACCGGGCGCACGCCGGAGCTGTTCGGCCGCAAGATCGAGACCGCCCAGGTCAAGCTGCTGGCGCTGCTGATCCTGCTGCAGCCGATCGTGCTGCTGCTGTTCACTGCGATCGCGCTGGCGGTGCACGCGCTCACGGCCAACTCCAATCCCGGCTTCCACGGCATCAGCCAGGTGTTCTACGAGTACGCCTCGGCCTTCGCCAACAACGGCTCGGGCTTCGAGGGCCTGGGCGACAGCACGCCGTGGTGGAACCTCAGCTGCACCCTGGTGCTGCTGCTGGGCCGCTACCCGGCGCTGATCGTGCCGCTGGTGGTCGCCGCGCAGCTGGCCGCCAAGCGCGCCGCGCCCGAGTCGCCGGGCAGCCTGCAGATCGAAACCCCCACCTTCGCCCTGACCCTGATCGCGGTGATCGCCGTGCTGACCGTGCTGCAGTTCATGCCGGTGCTGGTGCTGGGCCCGGTCGCCGACCACCTGGCGCTGATGGCGCACTGA
- a CDS encoding response regulator transcription factor, with translation MTPTTTEHTPTTPARVLVIDDEAQIRRFLDISLRAQGYVVLQAADGRAGLETLATQGADLVILDIGLPDLDGHEVLAQLRQWSQVPVLMLSVRAAEGEKVAALDGGANDYVTKPFGTQELMARVRGLLRHHVVADASAPPLFDDGHLHIDLVRREVHLDGVPVVLTRKEFALLSLLVANAGRVVTQPQLLREVWGPTHTEDTHYLRVLVGKLRAKLGDSALAPKYLATEPGVGLRFLG, from the coding sequence ATGACGCCGACGACGACTGAGCACACGCCCACCACGCCCGCGCGCGTGCTGGTGATCGACGACGAAGCGCAGATCCGCCGCTTCCTCGACATCTCCCTGCGGGCGCAGGGTTACGTGGTGCTGCAGGCGGCCGATGGCCGCGCGGGCCTGGAGACGCTGGCCACGCAGGGCGCGGACCTGGTGATCCTGGACATCGGCCTGCCCGATCTGGATGGGCACGAGGTGCTGGCGCAGCTGCGCCAGTGGAGCCAGGTGCCGGTGCTGATGCTCAGCGTGCGTGCCGCCGAGGGCGAGAAGGTCGCCGCGCTCGACGGCGGCGCCAACGACTACGTCACCAAGCCCTTCGGCACGCAGGAACTGATGGCGCGCGTGCGCGGCCTGCTGCGCCATCACGTGGTGGCCGACGCCAGCGCGCCGCCGCTGTTCGACGACGGCCACCTGCACATCGACCTGGTCCGTCGCGAAGTGCACCTGGACGGCGTCCCCGTGGTGCTGACCCGCAAGGAGTTCGCCCTGCTCTCGCTGCTGGTGGCCAACGCCGGCCGCGTGGTCACCCAGCCGCAGCTGCTGCGCGAGGTCTGGGGCCCCACCCATACCGAGGACACCCACTACCTGCGCGTGCTGGTCGGCAAGCTGCGCGCCAAGCTCGGGGACTCGGCGCTGGCGCCGAAGTACCTGGCGACCGAGCCGGGAGTGGGGTTGCGGTTTCTCGGGTGA
- the kdpB gene encoding potassium-transporting ATPase subunit KdpB produces the protein MNSQVHSHRAPQRLLDGAAIRAALRDAVLKLNPAKLVRSPVMAVVMAGTLVALLVTLTGNAPLGFGLAVSAILLLTVLFGNFAEAIAEARGRGQAASLRTARQDLVARKVDAIQGHASERSLPAAQLRPGDLVIVSAGQQIPADGEIVRGLATINEAAVTGESAPVLREAGTDRSGVIGGTKVLTDEIVVKVTAEPGNSFLDRMIALVEGANRQKTPNEIALTLLLAAMTLTFLIVVATLPAIGAFVGVRVDPLLLIALLVCLIPTTIGGLLPAIGIAGMNRALAANVLAKSGKAVEVAGDVDVLLLDKTGTITHGDRQATHFHTLAGIDATQLREAALLSSLADPTPEGKSIVRLAREQGCTASEPEQAEYLAFTAQTRMSGVDVAGRAIRKGASDAIAAYVTALGGSVPPELAGRVEQVARGGATPLVVAEGRHVLGVIELSDVVKHGIKEKFAQLRAMGIKTVMITGDNPLTAAAIAAEAGVDDYIAQARPEDKLARIRAEQAGGRLVAMVGDGTNDAPALAQADVGLAMNSGTQAAKEAGNMVDLDSDPAKLLAVVEVGKQQLITRGALTTFSLANDVSKYFAILPALFAAAIPSMAALNVMHLSSPRNAVLAALIFNALVIPALIPLALRGVRFRPATATVLLRRNMLIYGVGGVVLPFVAIKLIDLALAAVVGA, from the coding sequence ATGAACTCCCAAGTCCATTCCCACCGCGCGCCCCAGCGCCTGCTCGACGGCGCGGCCATCCGCGCCGCGCTGCGCGATGCGGTGCTCAAGCTCAATCCCGCCAAGCTGGTGCGCAGCCCGGTCATGGCCGTGGTCATGGCCGGCACCCTGGTCGCGCTGCTGGTCACGCTGACCGGCAACGCGCCGCTGGGCTTCGGCCTGGCGGTCAGCGCGATCCTGCTGCTGACGGTGCTGTTCGGCAACTTCGCCGAGGCCATCGCCGAGGCGCGCGGCCGCGGCCAGGCGGCCTCGCTGCGCACCGCGCGCCAGGACCTGGTCGCGCGCAAGGTCGATGCCATCCAGGGCCATGCCAGCGAACGCAGCCTGCCCGCCGCGCAGCTGCGCCCGGGCGATCTGGTGATCGTCTCGGCCGGGCAGCAGATCCCGGCCGACGGCGAGATCGTGCGCGGCCTGGCCACCATCAACGAGGCCGCCGTCACCGGCGAATCGGCGCCGGTGCTGCGCGAGGCCGGCACCGACCGCAGCGGCGTGATCGGCGGCACCAAGGTGCTGACCGACGAGATCGTGGTCAAGGTCACCGCCGAGCCGGGCAACAGCTTCCTGGACCGCATGATCGCCCTGGTCGAGGGCGCCAACCGGCAGAAGACACCCAACGAGATCGCCCTGACCCTGCTGCTGGCGGCGATGACGCTGACCTTCCTGATCGTGGTCGCCACCCTGCCGGCGATCGGCGCGTTCGTCGGCGTGCGCGTCGACCCGCTGCTGCTGATCGCGCTGCTGGTGTGCCTGATCCCGACGACCATCGGCGGCCTGTTGCCGGCCATCGGCATCGCCGGCATGAACCGCGCGCTGGCCGCCAACGTGCTGGCCAAGTCGGGCAAGGCGGTGGAAGTTGCGGGCGACGTGGACGTGCTGCTGCTGGACAAGACCGGCACCATCACCCACGGCGACCGCCAGGCCACGCACTTCCATACCCTGGCCGGCATCGACGCGACCCAGCTGCGCGAGGCCGCGCTGCTGTCCTCGCTGGCCGACCCGACGCCGGAGGGCAAGTCGATCGTGCGGCTGGCGCGCGAGCAGGGCTGCACCGCCAGTGAGCCCGAGCAGGCCGAGTACCTGGCCTTCACCGCGCAGACGCGCATGTCCGGCGTCGACGTGGCCGGCCGCGCGATCCGCAAGGGCGCCTCCGATGCCATCGCCGCCTATGTGACCGCGCTGGGCGGCAGCGTGCCGCCGGAACTGGCCGGCCGCGTCGAACAGGTCGCGCGCGGCGGCGCCACCCCGCTGGTGGTGGCCGAAGGCCGGCACGTGCTGGGCGTGATCGAGCTGTCCGACGTGGTCAAGCACGGCATCAAGGAGAAGTTCGCCCAGCTGCGCGCCATGGGCATCAAGACGGTGATGATCACCGGCGACAACCCACTCACCGCCGCGGCCATCGCCGCCGAGGCCGGCGTGGACGACTACATCGCCCAGGCCCGCCCCGAGGACAAGCTCGCCCGCATCCGCGCCGAACAGGCCGGCGGGCGGCTGGTGGCGATGGTCGGCGACGGCACCAACGACGCTCCGGCGCTGGCCCAGGCGGACGTGGGCCTGGCGATGAACTCCGGCACCCAGGCCGCCAAGGAGGCCGGCAACATGGTCGACCTGGACAGCGATCCGGCCAAGCTGCTGGCGGTGGTGGAAGTGGGCAAGCAGCAGCTGATCACGCGCGGCGCGCTGACCACTTTCTCGCTGGCCAACGACGTGTCCAAGTACTTCGCCATCCTGCCGGCGCTGTTCGCCGCGGCGATTCCCTCGATGGCGGCCTTGAACGTCATGCACCTGTCCAGCCCGCGCAACGCGGTGCTGGCGGCGCTGATCTTCAATGCGCTGGTGATCCCGGCCCTGATCCCGCTGGCCCTGAGAGGCGTGCGCTTCCGCCCGGCCACCGCCACCGTGCTGCTGCGCCGGAACATGCTGATCTACGGCGTGGGCGGGGTGGTGCTGCCGTTCGTGGCGATCAAGCTGATCGACCTCGCCCTGGCCGCGGTGGTGGGCGCATGA
- a CDS encoding sensor histidine kinase KdpD: MTDPRTRQADALIEGLQREHGGQLTVFLGAAPGVGKTYAMLGRAREQLRRGTDLVVGIVETHGRSETAALAEGLPQQPRKRVEYQGRVLEEMDLDALLARKPALVLVDELAHRNAPGSRHERRWQDVVELLDAGIDVWTTINVQHLESLNDMVLRITGVRVSETVPDAVFDRLNDIVLVDIPPRELVERLQQGKVYLPDQAAQALQAFFSPSNLTALRELAMQTAAEHVDNALRENAAARGQAGVPVRRRVLVAIDGGGQSEYLVRVARRIAERRGAPWTVVTVQRRGFDADSQQEIDRAFALARRLGGEAELLHGPNIADALLDHAGHTGVSTLVLGRTRERPLARMVNRTLTQQLIQRGAHLEINIVSTPAARARARRSLHALPQRLSRHDAGFSLLATVAAVALAWVAQRWVGLDDLSMVFIVAVVVVAARTRMAAAVLSAVLCFLAYNFFFIEPRFTLHISAEQGVVTVFLFLAAALVAGRLASRLRMQVLALAAANRHATAMQQLGRELSTAADLGQVLQAGRRALERALDAQAWLRVGEQVEAAPTAALGDTDHAAAAWTQRHGAPSGRHTDTLAGAGWWFVPMTAGEKTTIGVAGLRMDDPSPPGLERRRLAEAMVEDIAQAALRTRLVGDLEKARMSGETERLRSALLSSVSHDLRSPLAAMIGSASSLSGYGQAMPVEDRRALLDTILTEGERLDRYIQNLLDMTRLGHTGLTLNRDWIGVDELVGSAVRRLQRYQPGVRVETALAPELPMLWVHPALVEQAVFNVLENAAKFSPAGEPVRVSAQLAPGGLRIDVADRGPGIPEDERARIFDMFYSVERGDRGRHGTGLGLTICQGMIGAHGGEVEALPGQDGRGTLIRITLPLLQPPPRNDADDD; this comes from the coding sequence ATGACCGACCCCCGCACCCGCCAGGCCGACGCCCTCATCGAAGGGCTGCAACGCGAGCATGGCGGCCAGCTCACCGTGTTCCTCGGCGCGGCGCCCGGCGTGGGCAAGACCTACGCCATGCTCGGCCGCGCGCGCGAGCAGCTCCGGCGCGGCACCGATCTGGTGGTCGGCATCGTCGAGACCCATGGCCGCAGCGAGACCGCCGCCCTGGCCGAAGGCCTGCCGCAGCAGCCGCGCAAGCGCGTCGAGTACCAGGGCCGGGTGCTGGAGGAGATGGACCTGGACGCACTGCTGGCGCGCAAGCCGGCCTTGGTGCTGGTGGACGAGCTGGCGCACCGCAACGCGCCGGGCAGCCGCCACGAGCGCCGCTGGCAGGACGTGGTCGAACTGCTCGACGCCGGCATCGACGTGTGGACCACGATCAACGTCCAGCACCTGGAAAGCCTCAACGACATGGTGCTGCGCATCACCGGCGTGCGCGTGTCCGAGACCGTGCCCGATGCGGTGTTCGACCGGCTCAACGACATCGTGCTGGTGGACATCCCGCCGCGCGAGCTGGTCGAGCGCCTGCAGCAGGGCAAGGTCTACCTGCCCGACCAGGCGGCGCAGGCGCTGCAGGCATTCTTCTCGCCGTCCAACCTCACCGCGCTGCGCGAGCTGGCCATGCAGACCGCGGCCGAGCACGTGGACAACGCGCTGCGCGAGAACGCCGCCGCGCGCGGCCAGGCCGGCGTGCCCGTGCGCCGGCGCGTGCTGGTGGCCATCGACGGCGGCGGCCAGAGCGAATACCTGGTGCGCGTGGCCCGACGCATCGCCGAACGCCGCGGAGCGCCGTGGACGGTGGTCACCGTGCAGCGGCGCGGCTTCGATGCCGACAGCCAGCAGGAGATCGACCGCGCCTTCGCCCTGGCGCGGCGCCTGGGCGGCGAGGCCGAACTGCTGCACGGCCCCAACATCGCCGACGCCCTGCTCGACCACGCCGGCCACACCGGCGTGTCCACCCTGGTGCTGGGCCGCACGCGCGAGCGGCCGCTGGCGCGCATGGTCAACCGCACCCTGACCCAGCAGCTGATCCAGCGCGGCGCGCACCTGGAGATCAACATCGTCAGCACGCCGGCCGCGCGCGCCCGGGCGCGGCGCAGCCTGCATGCGCTGCCGCAGCGCCTGAGCCGGCACGATGCCGGCTTCTCGCTGCTGGCCACGGTCGCGGCGGTGGCGCTGGCCTGGGTGGCCCAGCGCTGGGTCGGGCTGGACGACCTGTCGATGGTGTTCATCGTCGCGGTGGTGGTGGTGGCCGCGCGCACGCGCATGGCCGCGGCGGTGCTCAGCGCCGTGCTGTGCTTCCTGGCCTACAACTTCTTCTTCATCGAACCGCGCTTCACCCTGCACATCAGCGCCGAGCAGGGCGTGGTGACGGTGTTCCTGTTCCTGGCCGCCGCGCTGGTGGCCGGGCGCCTGGCCTCGCGCCTGCGCATGCAGGTGCTGGCGCTGGCGGCGGCTAACCGCCATGCCACCGCGATGCAGCAGCTGGGGCGCGAGCTGTCCACCGCCGCCGACCTGGGCCAGGTGCTGCAGGCCGGGCGCCGCGCGCTGGAGCGTGCGCTGGACGCGCAGGCCTGGCTGCGCGTGGGCGAGCAGGTCGAGGCCGCGCCCACCGCCGCCCTGGGCGACACCGACCACGCCGCCGCGGCCTGGACCCAGCGCCATGGCGCGCCCAGCGGCCGCCACACCGACACCCTGGCCGGCGCGGGCTGGTGGTTCGTGCCGATGACCGCCGGCGAAAAAACCACCATCGGCGTGGCCGGCCTGCGCATGGACGATCCCTCGCCGCCGGGCCTGGAACGCCGCCGCCTGGCCGAGGCCATGGTCGAGGACATCGCCCAGGCCGCCCTGCGCACGCGTCTGGTCGGCGACCTGGAGAAGGCCCGCATGAGCGGCGAGACCGAGCGCCTGCGCTCGGCCCTGCTGTCCTCGGTCAGCCACGACCTGCGCTCGCCGCTGGCGGCGATGATTGGCTCGGCCAGCAGCCTGTCCGGCTATGGCCAGGCCATGCCGGTCGAGGACCGGCGCGCGCTGCTGGACACCATCCTCACCGAAGGCGAGCGCCTGGACCGCTACATCCAGAACCTGCTGGACATGACCCGCCTGGGCCACACCGGGCTGACCCTCAACCGCGACTGGATCGGCGTGGACGAGCTGGTCGGCTCGGCCGTGCGCCGGCTGCAGCGCTACCAGCCCGGCGTGCGCGTGGAGACCGCGCTGGCGCCGGAGCTGCCGATGCTGTGGGTGCATCCGGCGCTGGTGGAGCAGGCGGTGTTCAACGTGCTGGAGAACGCGGCCAAGTTCTCCCCGGCGGGCGAGCCGGTGCGCGTGTCGGCGCAGCTGGCGCCCGGCGGCCTGCGCATCGACGTGGCCGACCGCGGGCCGGGCATTCCCGAGGACGAGCGCGCGCGCATCTTCGACATGTTCTACAGCGTCGAGCGCGGCGACCGCGGCCGCCACGGCACCGGCCTGGGGCTGACCATCTGCCAGGGCATGATCGGCGCGCATGGCGGCGAGGTGGAGGCGCTTCCCGGTCAGGATGGGCGCGGTACGCTGATCCGCATCACCCTGCCGCTGCTGCAGCCCCCGCCCCGCAATGACGCCGACGACGACTGA
- a CDS encoding DOPA 4,5-dioxygenase family protein, producing MSATHDDALRPQDEEHAHRLLDRHGRLVRNTPQDQDWADLLSPGRRRLIGASALAAGGLALSTQGAVAAPAAGGNFTAPGKPGFRAIVPPPDAGKSPWGEHTASEPTPRPRSVRPGEKTLPAKPRAYTDVKSYHAHIYFDEDTYEKAALIRRWTAERFPVELGNWNLEPRGPHVTPSFYFGFTNDLLPVLVPWLQLNSLGLTILLHPNTGDERADHLYYALWVNRSQPVNGYLMPDLEKGGEPHLERIYPNIVPTVPLET from the coding sequence ATGTCTGCCACGCACGACGACGCCCTGCGCCCGCAGGATGAAGAACACGCCCACCGCCTGCTGGACCGCCACGGGCGCCTGGTGCGCAACACGCCGCAGGACCAGGACTGGGCCGATCTGCTGTCGCCGGGGCGCCGCCGCCTGATCGGGGCGAGCGCGCTGGCCGCCGGTGGGCTGGCGCTGTCGACACAGGGCGCGGTGGCCGCGCCGGCCGCTGGCGGAAATTTCACCGCGCCAGGCAAGCCCGGCTTCCGCGCCATCGTGCCGCCGCCGGATGCCGGCAAGAGTCCCTGGGGCGAGCACACCGCCAGTGAGCCCACGCCGCGTCCGCGCAGCGTCCGGCCCGGCGAGAAGACGCTGCCGGCCAAGCCGCGCGCCTATACCGACGTGAAGAGCTATCACGCGCATATCTACTTCGACGAGGACACCTACGAGAAGGCCGCGCTGATCCGCCGCTGGACGGCCGAGCGCTTCCCGGTGGAGCTGGGCAACTGGAACCTGGAGCCGCGCGGCCCGCACGTCACCCCGTCGTTCTACTTCGGCTTCACCAACGACCTGCTGCCGGTGCTGGTGCCGTGGCTGCAGTTGAACAGCCTGGGCCTGACCATCCTGCTGCACCCCAACACCGGCGACGAGCGCGCCGATCACCTCTACTACGCGCTGTGGGTCAACCGCTCGCAGCCGGTCAACGGCTATCTGATGCCCGACCTGGAGAAGGGCGGCGAGCCGCACCTGGAACGGATCTACCCCAACATCGTGCCGACCGTCCCGCTGGAGACCTGA
- a CDS encoding TorF family putative porin, giving the protein MLSLPLSRALPALGLAALSSLPLAGHAATLGGNVTLTSDYVWRGTTQTQGDFAAQAGLKATADNGLYASAWGSNVKFAPDTHASSELDLAVGWSGALSQDWALDTSLMQYRYPSSAVDLNWYELGATLTFRSNTWLQVGWSDDVMATRASGTYAQIGTRVPLGEHVRLEGALGHYRLEDAYGDSYTHVQLGAVWAFKAPFELRLTWHDTDSAAKDLFPGLAGSRVEAALQAGF; this is encoded by the coding sequence ATGCTGTCGCTCCCGCTTTCCCGCGCACTGCCGGCCCTGGGCCTGGCGGCGCTGTCTTCTCTCCCGCTGGCCGGCCACGCCGCCACGCTGGGGGGCAATGTCACCCTGACCAGCGATTACGTCTGGCGCGGCACCACCCAGACCCAGGGCGATTTCGCCGCGCAGGCCGGCCTGAAGGCCACCGCCGACAACGGCCTGTACGCCTCGGCGTGGGGGTCCAACGTCAAGTTCGCCCCCGACACGCACGCCAGCAGCGAGCTGGACCTGGCGGTGGGCTGGAGCGGCGCGCTCTCGCAGGACTGGGCCCTGGATACCAGCCTCATGCAGTACCGCTATCCGTCCAGCGCAGTCGATCTGAACTGGTATGAGCTGGGCGCCACGCTGACCTTCCGTTCCAACACCTGGCTGCAGGTCGGCTGGTCCGACGATGTGATGGCCACCCGCGCCAGCGGCACCTACGCCCAGATCGGCACGCGCGTGCCCCTGGGCGAGCATGTCCGCCTGGAAGGCGCACTGGGCCATTACCGGCTCGAGGATGCCTATGGCGACAGCTACACGCATGTGCAGCTGGGCGCGGTGTGGGCGTTCAAGGCGCCGTTCGAGCTGCGCCTGACCTGGCACGACACCGACAGCGCCGCCAAGGACCTCTTCCCCGGCCTGGCCGGCTCCCGCGTGGAAGCCGCCCTGCAGGCCGGTTTCTAG
- a CDS encoding BlaI/MecI/CopY family transcriptional regulator, with protein sequence MRRKSIGDQELALLQYIGEQGEATVGEVAAGFGEARGLARSTVLTMMERLRTKAYLRRKQVDGVYRYAATAGQDAVVQGAVQSFVEKTLQGSVSPFVAWMSQRSEVSDDELAELEALVAKLQSQRKEG encoded by the coding sequence ATGCGCCGCAAGAGCATCGGGGACCAGGAGCTGGCGCTGCTCCAGTACATCGGCGAGCAGGGCGAGGCGACGGTAGGCGAGGTGGCCGCTGGCTTCGGCGAGGCGCGCGGGCTGGCGCGCTCGACCGTGCTGACGATGATGGAGCGCCTGCGCACCAAGGCCTACCTGCGGCGCAAGCAGGTCGATGGCGTGTACCGCTATGCCGCCACGGCCGGCCAGGACGCGGTGGTCCAGGGTGCGGTGCAGAGCTTCGTGGAGAAGACGCTGCAGGGCTCGGTCTCGCCGTTCGTGGCGTGGATGTCCCAGCGCAGCGAGGTCAGCGACGATGAGTTGGCCGAACTCGAGGCGCTGGTCGCCAAGCTGCAGTCGCAGCGCAAGGAGGGCTGA